The Benincasa hispida cultivar B227 chromosome 11, ASM972705v1, whole genome shotgun sequence genome has a segment encoding these proteins:
- the LOC120089771 gene encoding protein YIPF5 homolog, with protein MGTVKKEFAVPPVVFPSGGNPNLQQRRGVATAPFQPPRPTGSSIPFMSFDIGSAAAASTSSGSIYGGPIGGGSVPGGANFEDEEPLLDELGIHPDQIWKKTKSILNPFRIKPDVHKDSDLSGPILLYMFFGLFQLLAGKIQFGVILGWIVVSSIFLYVVFNMLAGRNGNLNLHTCTSVVGYCMLPVVLLSAVSLFLPQAGLVRFAVAGVFVLWATRICTSLMVSLADGGDEHRGLIAYACFLIFTLFSLLVIF; from the coding sequence ATGGGTACGGTGAAGAAGGAGTTCGCTGTACCGCCGGTGGTTTTCCCCTCTGGCGGTAACCCCAATCTTCAACAACGGCGGGGTGTGGCGACAGCGCCGTTTCAGCCTCCTCGGCCGACTGGCTCCAGCATTCCGTTTATGTCCTTCGACATCGGATCCGCCGCTGCTGCTTCCACATCCTCCGGCAGCATCTATGGTGGTCCTATCGGTGGGGGGTCCGTCCCTGGTGGTGCTAATTTCGAAGACGAAGAACCCCTCCTCGATGAACTTGGGATCCACCCGGATCAAATCTGGAAGAAAACCAAGTCGATCTTGAATCCGTTCCGGATCAAACCCGATGTGCACAAGGACTCGGACTTGTCTGGACCGATTCTCCTATATATGTTCTTCGGCCTTTTCCAGTTGCTCGCCGGCAAGATCCAATTCGGGGTGATACTGGGATGGATTGTGGTTTCTTCCATCTTCCTGTATGTCGTGTTCAATATGTTGGCCGGACGGAATGGTAATTTAAACCTTCACACATGTACTAGCGTGGTTGGGTACTGTATGTTGCCTGTCGTGCTTTTGTCGGCTGTGTCTTTGTTCCTACCGCAAGCCGGTCTGGTGAGATTCGCAGTCGCCGGAGTTTTTGTGTTATGGGCGACGAGGATCTGTACGAGTCTTATGGTTTCTCTTGCTGATGGTGGGGATGAGCACCGTGGGTTGATAGCGTATGCTTGTTTTTTGATTTTCACTCTGTTTTCACTGTTAGttatattttag
- the LOC120092165 gene encoding uncharacterized protein LOC120092165, which produces MASAGVPVEIEEDDELFEIDLDTVNNIISPSHSSDDTYGFFRAAGGTTLLANCLLPITDVSNAIPMGDSNKCSEMSLFAMPPKPTHLETVLQLLLGFGLRRALIDCLEMKITGE; this is translated from the coding sequence ATGGCCTCCGCCGGAGTTCCAGTTGAAATCGAAGAAGATGACGAACTCTTCGAGATCGATCTCGATACCGTTAACAACAttatttcaccatcgcattccTCCGACGATACTTACGGTTTCTTCAGGGCTGCCGGTGGCACCACGCTTCTTGCGAATTGCCTATTGCCGATCACCGACGTGTCCAATGCCATTCCGATGGGTGATTCCAACAAATGCAGCGAGATGTCTCTGTTTGCAATGCCGCCAAAGCCGACACATCTGGAGACGGTTCTTCAACTGCTGTTGGGTTTTGGCCTTCGTCGAGCTTTGATTGATTGTTTGGAGATGAAGATAACTGGTGAATAA
- the LOC120090766 gene encoding LOW QUALITY PROTEIN: uncharacterized protein LOC120090766 (The sequence of the model RefSeq protein was modified relative to this genomic sequence to represent the inferred CDS: substituted 2 bases at 2 genomic stop codons), with protein sequence MSQKIEGSSSEKNVRHGKMSRERTHSRQSHQSKSSVGSVALSASEEEDTEKIPKEDLKGTPCHLAIGNIDNIVAVTTIFDDDVSWLTVKVLIDIVIGEYLPIPILVKGKIESLNQAMGNFVKWPRELVVMVDEKKDHSTIKSFNQSSKYTDANELSQELIEGLGIYILSFDRPGHGESDPDVKRTVKNVAIDIEELADQLALGSKFYVIGGSIGGIIVWSCLKYIPNRLAGTILVAPVINYWWSGLPANVSNEAFKWKTLQDHWAPNVAHYTPWLIYWWNTQKQFPASSIIAHNPDILSPNDKNLFLSSHFDMSIWCGGSLDLNSGMEDDLVQIRQQGEYESLHQNLNVGFSSWEFSPLVLKNSFPYNDXSIHIWQGDDDRVVSPKLQRYIAEKLPWIRXHEVPGAGHLFSYADNVYDSVITAPLFEEK encoded by the exons ATGAGCCAAAAAATTGAAGGAAGCTCTAGTGAAAAAAATGTTCGACATGGTAAAATGTCAAGAGAAAGAACTCACAGCAGACAATCTCATCAGTCCAAATCATCTGTTGGAAGTGTTGCACTAAGTGCatctgaagaagaagatactGAGAAGATTCCTAAAGAAGATTTGAAg gggACACCATGCCACTTGGCTATAGGAAATATAGATAATATTGTTGCAGTAACCACAAtatttgatgatgatgtgtcatggtTAACTGTTAAAGTTTTGATTGACATTGTCATTGGAGAATATTTGCCTATACCAATTCTTGTGAAGGGTAAAATAGAGTCCTTAAATCAAGCAATGGGCAACTTCGTAAAATGGCCTCGTGAACTTGTAGTTATGGTTGACGAGAAAAAA GACCATTCAACAATTAAGAGCTTCAACCAATCCTCCAAATATACTGACGCCAATG AGCTTTCTCAGGAACTCATTGAAGGCTTGGGAATCTACATTCTGTCTTTTGATAGACCTGGTCATGGAGAGAGTGATCCTGACGTGAAGAGGACGGTGAAGAACGTGGCTATAGACATAGAAGAGCTTGCAGATCAATTGGCATTGGGATCCAAATTCTATGTTATTGGAGGTTCCATCGGCGGAATAATAGTTTGGAGTTGTCTGAAGTACATTCCAAACAG GCTGGCAGGGACAATATTAGTAGCTCCAGTTATCAACTATTGGTGGTCAGGTCTTCCTGCAAATGTATCTAATGAAGCTTTCAAATGGAAAACATTGCAAGACCATTGGGCTCCAAATGTTGCTCACTATACTCCTTGGCTCATATACTGGTGGAACACACAGAAACAATTTCCTGCTTCAAGTATTATCGCTCACAATCCCGACATTCTTTCTCCCAACGACAAAAATCTCTTCCTAAGCTCTCATTTCGACATGAGTATATg GTGTGGGGGTTCTCTTGACCTTAACTCTGGTATGGAAGATGATCTC GTTCAGATTAGACAACAAGGTGAATATGAATCACTCCATCAGAACTTAAATGTTGGATTTAGCAGCTGGGAGTTCAGTCCTCTGGTCCTAAAAAATTCATTTCCTTACAATGACTGATCAATCCACATATGGCAGGGAGATGACGATAGGGTCGTGTCACCTAAACTGCAACGCTACATTGCTGAAAAGCTTCCATGGATTCGCTAGCACGAGGTACCGGGTGCTGGACACTTGTTCTCTTATGCTGATAATGTTTATGATTCTGTCATCACTGCTCCTTTGTTTGAAGAGAAATGA